TGAAGCCCGTCGTCATGGTGTTGCTCGTGGTGGCCGCTGTGCTCGTAATGGTGCCGAAGCGCGAGCGACAGGGCGCGGAGGCAACGTTGCGCCACGGGGTCCTGCTCTTGGCGCTCGTGGCCTTTGGCCTGGGCGCCTACGACGGGTTCTTCGGGCCCGGCGTTGGCACGTTGCTCATCGTCGCCTTCACGTGGCTCTTTGGCGATTCGCTCACGCGCGCATCGGCCAACGCCAAGGTCGTCAACCTCGCGTCGAACCTCGCGGCCTTCGCGCTCTTCGCGGCGCGAGGCAAGATCATCTGGACGTTCGCGCTACCGATGGCGGCGGGCAACATCCTCGGCGCCCTCGTTGGCTCACGACTCGCCCTTCGTCGCGGCGACCGCTTCGTACGCGTCGTCGTGCTCTTGGTGGTGACCGGCGTGGTGATCAAGCTCGGCGTGGGGCTGCTCGGCCGCCGCTGAAGGATCGACTCACCGCCGCGCGGCGCGCCGTGGCGCGAGCGCCGACGCCCCAAGGGCCCTCAAGCTTTTGCAAACTTCGTCTTCCTTGCACGGGCCAACGTCGCCCTTGGCCAGCGGCCACGAGGGGCGCGCCGCGAAGGCCGCCAGGCGACGCCGATCGCGAATGTCGGGACCGCGGAACGAGGCTGGCGCCCCCTTGAGGCTCGCCTCCACCTCGGCGCCCTGCGGTCCCGGCGAGGACGAGCCAAAGGGCACGAGCAGCGAGGGCATCAGACCGACGCGC
This region of Myxococcales bacterium genomic DNA includes:
- a CDS encoding TSUP family transporter — its product is MTQLVVALFLGGFGAGLVDSIAGGGGLISLPVLLAADLPEALAIGTNKGQAVFGAVSSATSFWRRGAIDRGRAPVAFSFGALGSLAGAALLSLMKPEALKPVVMVLLVVAAVLVMVPKRERQGAEATLRHGVLLLALVAFGLGAYDGFFGPGVGTLLIVAFTWLFGDSLTRASANAKVVNLASNLAAFALFAARGKIIWTFALPMAAGNILGALVGSRLALRRGDRFVRVVVLLVVTGVVIKLGVGLLGRR